The Campylobacter concisus genome has a window encoding:
- the atpG gene encoding ATP synthase F1 subunit gamma: MSNLKDIKRKIKSVQNTQKTTRAMKLVSTAKLRKAEEAARYSRVYALKINEVLSEIAYKINQYASVMTESKFFNTTKSVEKVDIIFVTADKGLCGGFNVQTIKTVRRMIDELKAKKIKVRLRAVGKKGIEFFNFQGVELLETYVGASSSPTYEKAQKIIKDAIDDFTNGITDKVVLIHNGYKNMISQEIRVNDIVPIEPSKIVAVETNSLMEFEPEDNYTKIMDELLNKYFEYSMYYALVDSLAAEHSARMQAMDNATNNAKQRVKQLNLAYNKARQESITTELIEIISGVESMK, from the coding sequence ATGTCAAATTTAAAAGATATAAAACGAAAGATCAAGAGCGTCCAGAACACTCAAAAGACGACGCGTGCTATGAAGCTTGTCTCTACAGCAAAGCTTCGCAAAGCTGAAGAGGCTGCACGCTACTCTAGAGTTTACGCACTTAAGATCAATGAGGTTTTATCGGAGATAGCTTATAAGATCAATCAATACGCTTCAGTTATGACTGAGAGTAAATTTTTTAACACAACAAAGAGTGTAGAAAAGGTTGATATTATATTTGTTACCGCTGATAAAGGGCTTTGCGGTGGCTTTAATGTCCAGACCATAAAGACAGTTAGGCGCATGATCGATGAGCTAAAAGCCAAAAAGATCAAAGTTAGACTAAGAGCTGTTGGTAAAAAAGGCATAGAATTTTTCAATTTCCAAGGCGTTGAACTACTCGAGACTTACGTCGGAGCTAGCTCTTCTCCTACTTATGAAAAAGCTCAAAAGATCATAAAAGACGCTATTGATGATTTTACAAACGGCATAACAGATAAGGTCGTGCTAATACACAATGGCTATAAAAATATGATTTCTCAAGAGATTAGAGTAAATGATATTGTGCCTATTGAGCCGTCTAAGATAGTTGCGGTTGAGACAAATTCTTTGATGGAATTTGAGCCAGAGGACAACTATACTAAGATTATGGATGAATTGCTCAATAAATATTTTGAGTATAGTATGTATTATGCTTTAGTTGACTCTTTGGCGGCTGAGCACAGCGCTAGAATGCAAGCTATGGATAATGCAACAAATAATGCTAAACAACGCGTCAAACAGTTAAATCTTGCTTACAACAAAGCAAGACAAGAGTCTATTACCACTGAGCTTATCGAGATCATCAGTGGTGTTGAATCAATGAAATAA
- the atpD gene encoding F0F1 ATP synthase subunit beta encodes MKGVISQVMGPVVDVDFNDYLPKINEAIEVFFEVEGKKHKLILEVAAHLGDNRVRTIAMDMSEGLTRGLEAKALGAPISVPVGEKVLGRIFNVVGDLIDEGEGINFDKHWSIHRDPPPFEEQSTKSEIFETGIKVVDLLAPYAKGGKVGLFGGAGVGKTVIIMELIHNVAFKHSGYSVFAGVGERTREGNDLYHEMKESNVLDKVALCYGQMNEPPGARNRIALTGLTMAEYFRDEMGLDVLMFIDNIFRFSQSGAEMSALLGRIPSAVGYQPTLASEMGKFQERITSTKKGSITSVQAVYVPADDLTDPAPATVFAHLDATTVLNRSIAEKGIYPAVDPLDSTSRMLDPQILGADHYKVARGVQAVLQKYKDLQDIIAILGMDELSEEDKLTVDRARKIERFLSQPFFVAEVFTGSPGKYVSLDENIAGFKGILEGKYDHLPENAFYMVGNIDEALAKAEKLKA; translated from the coding sequence ATGAAGGGTGTTATTAGTCAAGTTATGGGCCCTGTGGTCGATGTTGACTTTAATGACTACTTGCCGAAGATCAATGAAGCTATCGAAGTTTTCTTTGAGGTTGAGGGCAAGAAACATAAACTAATATTAGAGGTTGCTGCTCACCTAGGTGATAATAGAGTTAGAACGATCGCTATGGATATGAGTGAGGGTCTGACTCGTGGCTTAGAGGCTAAAGCGCTTGGTGCACCTATAAGTGTGCCAGTTGGCGAAAAAGTTTTGGGTAGAATTTTTAACGTAGTTGGCGATTTGATCGACGAGGGCGAGGGTATAAATTTTGATAAGCACTGGTCTATCCACCGCGATCCTCCTCCATTTGAAGAGCAAAGTACAAAGAGTGAAATTTTCGAAACTGGTATCAAGGTAGTTGATCTTCTAGCTCCTTATGCAAAGGGTGGTAAAGTTGGTCTATTTGGTGGTGCTGGTGTTGGTAAAACAGTTATTATTATGGAGCTTATCCACAACGTTGCGTTTAAACATAGCGGTTACTCTGTATTTGCAGGCGTTGGTGAGAGAACTCGTGAAGGAAATGACCTTTATCACGAAATGAAAGAAAGTAATGTTTTGGATAAAGTTGCCTTGTGCTATGGCCAAATGAACGAGCCACCAGGAGCAAGAAACCGTATCGCGCTAACTGGTCTTACAATGGCTGAGTACTTCCGTGATGAGATGGGACTTGACGTTTTGATGTTTATCGATAACATCTTCCGTTTCTCTCAATCAGGTGCAGAGATGTCAGCTCTACTTGGACGTATTCCGTCAGCTGTTGGTTATCAGCCAACTCTTGCAAGTGAGATGGGTAAATTCCAAGAGAGAATTACATCAACCAAAAAAGGTTCGATCACCTCTGTTCAAGCTGTTTATGTTCCAGCTGATGACCTTACAGACCCAGCTCCTGCAACTGTTTTTGCTCACCTTGATGCTACGACAGTTCTTAACAGATCGATCGCAGAAAAAGGTATCTATCCAGCTGTTGATCCACTTGATTCAACATCAAGAATGCTAGATCCTCAAATTTTAGGAGCAGATCACTATAAGGTAGCTCGCGGCGTTCAAGCTGTGCTTCAAAAATATAAAGACCTTCAAGATATCATCGCTATCCTTGGTATGGACGAGCTTAGCGAAGAAGATAAGCTAACAGTTGATAGAGCAAGAAAGATAGAGAGATTTTTATCTCAGCCATTCTTCGTTGCTGAAGTATTTACAGGTAGCCCTGGCAAATATGTAAGTCTTGACGAAAATATCGCTGGCTTTAAGGGAATTTTAGAAGGTAAATACGATCATTTGCCAGAAAATGCATTTTATATGGTCGGAAATATAGATGAGGCTTTAGCTAAAGCTGAAAAACTTAAGGCTTAA
- the atpC gene encoding ATP synthase F1 subunit epsilon — translation MDKLHLEIVTPQGQIFNDDVSSVVLPGSEGEFGVLPNHASLISLLKAGIIDIEDKHKKHDVVAINWGYAKIDEGKVVILADGAVYVSGNSESELANSLEAARNLIESMSSDTNAFAATISKMENVVRAR, via the coding sequence ATGGATAAATTACATTTAGAGATCGTAACTCCTCAAGGTCAGATATTTAATGATGACGTGAGTAGTGTAGTGCTTCCAGGTAGCGAGGGTGAGTTTGGTGTTTTGCCAAACCACGCCTCATTAATATCTCTTTTAAAAGCAGGTATTATAGATATAGAAGATAAGCATAAAAAGCATGATGTAGTTGCTATTAACTGGGGCTATGCAAAGATCGATGAGGGCAAAGTAGTTATACTAGCTGACGGTGCGGTCTATGTCTCTGGCAATAGTGAAAGCGAGCTTGCAAATTCATTAGAAGCTGCTAGAAATTTGATAGAGAGTATGAGCAGTGATACAAATGCTTTTGCAGCAACTATATCAAAAATGGAAAATGTAGTGAGAGCAAGATAA
- a CDS encoding MotA/TolQ/ExbB proton channel family protein: MGGIDIFLNYIQRSSFITIIVLTWLSIYFIVSFTILFSRMAGIGAWQKREQNALEALLMGAKNIPNDSSLKKCASGRISKEKLNVCISIAEKNATSGLTWLSVIASTSPFIGLFGTVVSILETFSQLGNGAGSSLGVIAPAISEALVATGCGIFVAIPAYTFNLLIKRKAYELMSVIERQADVMIALKKDDETL; encoded by the coding sequence GTGGGCGGAATAGATATATTTTTAAATTACATTCAAAGAAGTAGTTTTATTACAATTATAGTTTTAACTTGGTTGTCAATATATTTTATAGTTAGTTTTACAATTCTTTTTTCAAGAATGGCTGGTATAGGGGCTTGGCAAAAACGCGAACAAAATGCGCTTGAAGCATTACTTATGGGCGCTAAAAATATACCAAACGACTCATCTTTAAAGAAATGCGCAAGTGGTAGAATTTCGAAAGAAAAGCTAAATGTTTGCATAAGCATTGCCGAAAAAAATGCTACAAGTGGGCTTACATGGCTTAGTGTAATAGCTTCTACTTCTCCATTTATCGGTCTTTTTGGAACAGTCGTATCTATCTTGGAGACATTTTCACAGCTAGGAAATGGTGCAGGCTCATCTCTTGGAGTTATAGCCCCAGCTATCTCTGAAGCACTTGTTGCGACAGGTTGTGGAATTTTTGTTGCCATCCCAGCATATACATTTAACTTGCTTATAAAAAGAAAAGCTTATGAACTAATGAGCGTTATCGAGCGTCAAGCTGACGTTATGATAGCACTTAAAAAAGATGACGAGACGTTATAG
- a CDS encoding biopolymer transporter ExbD produces the protein MALKFDDETPELNITPLVDIMLVLLAILMVTMPTITYQEDITLPDGSKAKTSTSKQKDLIVSINAQGQVRIDQSTMSLAELPDNIALMSAKYDKTSPIYIKADKNLKYDDVMFVLKTLKGAGFNKVALETNG, from the coding sequence ATGGCTCTTAAATTTGACGACGAAACACCAGAGTTAAACATAACGCCTCTTGTTGATATCATGCTTGTTTTGTTGGCTATTTTAATGGTTACAATGCCAACTATAACATATCAAGAAGATATAACATTGCCAGATGGCTCAAAGGCAAAAACATCTACGTCTAAACAAAAAGATCTTATAGTGTCTATAAATGCACAAGGACAAGTTAGAATAGATCAAAGTACAATGAGCCTTGCTGAACTCCCAGATAACATTGCACTAATGAGTGCAAAATATGACAAAACCTCGCCTATATATATAAAGGCTGATAAAAATTTAAAATACGATGATGTTATGTTTGTATTAAAGACTTTAAAAGGTGCTGGTTTTAATAAAGTAGCTTTAGAGACAAACGGTTAA